A genome region from Hymenobacter tibetensis includes the following:
- a CDS encoding GNAT family N-acetyltransferase — MIKLEYFTPADFSQLISWIQEPDLLQSWSGALFSFPLTESSLAWYLEGTNDLQESDALVYKAIESKSGEVVGHISLGGISRKNNSARISRVLVGNTTARGRGICQGMIKAVLKIGFEDLGLHRIDLGVYDFNKAAISCYEKCGMKQDGVLRDILKHDDEYWSLVEMSMLDHEWRELHGKK; from the coding sequence ATGATCAAGCTAGAATACTTCACCCCTGCCGATTTTTCGCAGCTAATTTCCTGGATTCAGGAACCCGACTTACTGCAAAGCTGGTCGGGGGCGCTATTCAGCTTTCCGCTCACCGAAAGCTCGTTGGCGTGGTATCTGGAAGGCACCAACGACTTGCAGGAGTCGGATGCGTTGGTGTATAAGGCCATCGAGTCGAAGAGTGGGGAAGTGGTTGGCCATATTTCGCTGGGGGGTATCAGCCGCAAAAACAACTCGGCCCGCATCAGCCGGGTGCTGGTTGGTAATACCACCGCCAGAGGCCGGGGCATCTGCCAGGGCATGATAAAAGCGGTCCTGAAAATTGGTTTCGAAGACCTTGGCCTACACCGCATCGACCTGGGAGTTTACGACTTCAACAAGGCCGCCATCAGTTGCTACGAGAAGTGCGGCATGAAACAAGACGGCGTCCTGCGCGACATTCTCAAACACGACGACGAGTACTGGAGTCTCGTGGAAATGAGTATGCTGGACCACGAGTGGCGCGAGCTGCACGGCAAAAAGTAA